The Lachnospiraceae bacterium KM106-2 nucleotide sequence ATTGTCGGCTCTCATTATGATGGAGATGGCTATGGAGATAATGCTTCAGGTGTTGCCCTTAATATGGCGATGATCAAGAAACTTGCTCATGAGAAAGTTCCATATACCATTCGATTTGTATTTTTTGATGGAGAGGAATTAGGCCTTTTGGGTTCTACGGCATATGCACATCATATGAAAGCGTCTGAAGTGAAAAAGACCATGTTTATGGTGAATATGGATTCATTGGTATTTGGTGACTACTGTAATATTTATGGTGGTTTAAGAAGCAGCGCCAGCAATAAGATTACACAATTGCAAGGATATCTGCTTGCAGTAAAGAAAGTGAAAGAGTTAGGGATGAAAGTATATGGGCCAAAAGAGCTAAATGGTTATTATAAGAAGCATAAGAGAGGACCAAAGATTGAAAAGAATGCGATTTATACCAATCCATGGACATTTCATAATGGTTCGCCTGCTGATGGTAAGGTGACTGCGACGGTATCGCCGATGACATTAGATGCCAGTGATCATGTAGCATTTAAGCAGCTTAATATTCCTTATATCTATTTTGAAGCGACCAACTGGTATGCGAAAGGGGATGGAGGAATTGACGCTTATACTGGGTATTATGAGACCATACGAGATAAGATTGGTAAGCATGGTATGTTTATGAATACGAAATATGATACGAAGAAGAATTTAGAAAAATACTTTCCGAAACGAGCAATGGAACATTTTAAGTTATATGGGACCTTATTGACGAAACTATTAAAAGAACCGGATATCGGTAAGGATCATCCATCTACTTATTAGGGAACATGATAAAAGAGGAGGACTATGGGTTAGTCCTCCTCTTTTGTGGGTATCTCTGTTTGTATTAAGAAGTGTTGTGTTATAATTTTAACGTTTCTTTTCTGGCGTATTGTAAATAATAACGATTATTTTTGGCTGGTTGTGAGTAAAGGCTGGGTTACTTTACGTTCCTATCATATCAAGGTGTGAGCTACAAAAGCGCAACTTAAGTGCATCAAAAGTGCAACTACCAGTTTTTACTCTCCAAGTAGCCTGTAATGAATTCGGCCCACTCATAGTTATTCATGAATTCACCCATAAAGGAGTTAATAGAATCCATATTACCTTGTAGAAACTCATAATAATCACAAGTAAATAAAGCAGTATCAATAGCCAGTTGATTACGACGTTTAAGCAGTAATTCTCCTACATGGGCATTATTGAGGGATTTTGTAAGTGATGCGATGATATTGCGTAGCTGACTCTTTAATGAAGGGGTGATGGGCTTATCTTCATAGAGGATGGCAAGCAATTCATTTCCACTGGCATAAGCACCTTTTCGACTAACTAGATAGGCAAGAAGCTCTTTCGATTTGTTACGATCGAATAATATGGGCTTATTGTCAACAAAGACTTCGAAGTTGCCAAAGGTCTGGATGCGGATCTTGCTGGTTGATGCTTTCGTATTTGGATTCGAGACATATAAGAGTTCTTCTCTAATTTCCTCATTTGATGCAGGCTTTAATAAATAGCCGCTGGCACGAATTTTGAATGCGTTCACCGCATAATCAGAATAACCCGTTAAGAAAATGATTTTAATGGGTGGGTAGATACATTTACATTGCCTTGCAAGTTCAAGACCATTCATGCCAAACATTTCAATATCTAAGATTGCGGCATCGAAGGGAGTTGATTTTAATGCCTCTAGGGCATGCTTGGGATTATCAAAGGCAGCTACCTCTGTTACAAAGTCAAAGGATTCTACTTGTTCTTTTATTTTAATTAATGAGATTTGCTCATCATCTACAACCATAATCTTCATATTATTCTTTCTTTCATCCTTTCAATCGTATGATTACTTTTGTACCTTCACCAGGAGTACTTATAAATTCAAGAGTTCCGTTACACTGAAGTTGCAATCGTTTTTTGACATTTTTGATCCCGATATGAGTCCGCTGATCAGATGGATTATTATTCGAGCATATTCCAGCACCATTATCACTTACGATGATCCAAATTTCATCCTTCACTAAGCGTGATTCTATTCGTACGATACCTCCGTCGGCTTGCTTTGTAATACCATGCCGAATCGCATTTTCTACGATAGGCTGGAGAGTAAGAGTTGGAAGGGAGAAGTCTGTATAGGTAAGATCGTATTCCACGCAAACACGTTTTCCAAAACGAAGCTTTTGAATATAGATATAGTTATTCACATGTTCTAATTCTTTTTCAAAGGGAATTAATCGATTGGAGGTGAGCGCATCAAGATTTCCACGTAGATATTTTGAGAAATGCTCAATCGCTTCTGCAGCGAGTACCCCATCCTTTTTACAAATATATTGTAAGGTGTTTAAGGTGTTATATAAAAAGTGAGGCTGTATTTGGCTTAACATAATGGCAACCCTTGTATTTTGCAATTCTGCTCTGATCTGTTGTTCTTCTTCCATTAGCCTTATACTGTGTTTTACGTATTTAAATGTATTATGAAATAACAGAAGACAAGAGGAGAGAATTCCGACTCTCAGGTAGGTTCGTTCTACAGTATGTTCTGACATACCATTAAGCATTTTAAGAGTTAGGCTGAGCATCAGAGGAAAAGCGGTTAGTAGAACTTTTTTCATATTCTTATTTTTATAATACAGTAATTCATATAGAATGGATCCGCAGCCAATCAGTACAATAATACCACCGATAAAGATATATTGATCCTGTAAGACGTGCAAATCGATGATACCATTGAATTGCAAAAATAGGGGAATCAATTCTAGCACAACAAAGATAGAAGTGACCCACCTCATAAATCGTTTTATTTTCTTGTGTTTAAGAGCATTTACAATGAACATGAGATAAAAGTAGAGCAAGAATGGAATACAGCTTAGATCAACGAGGGTGTTAAAAACAGGATATGGAAATAGCAAGTCAATGAATTCATAACAGGAATCGCAGATATAGGTGATTCCACCAGCAATACAGAACCATCCGAGATAATAAATCTGGTGCATATAATCGAATTTCATACTGTTTTGTACAAAATAGAAGATCAGGACTTGGATACCAAATAGGATCAATACAAGCCCCACAATTGGATTTATGATCTCGTTTCGCATGATCGATTGATAGAGATCGCCTGCACGACCCACGTAGAGATTATCAAAAAAACTATTAATTACATTGATTCGGCAAGTCTCATATGCTTTTTGAATCTCGATGCGAATCGTATCGGTTTTGTATACCTTTCCAATATAGAAGATTTTAAACGAGTTTCCGGCATAACGGATGAATTGGGGAAACTGCTCTCTTTGTCCGGATGCTATTTTTAGTTTGTCGTTAACATAAATCTTGACTCTTAGATTTCTAGGCCAGATAATGAGCGACTCATCCTTTGTGATATCGCGATTAA carries:
- a CDS encoding response regulator, coding for MKIMVVDDEQISLIKIKEQVESFDFVTEVAAFDNPKHALEALKSTPFDAAILDIEMFGMNGLELARQCKCIYPPIKIIFLTGYSDYAVNAFKIRASGYLLKPASNEEIREELLYVSNPNTKASTSKIRIQTFGNFEVFVDNKPILFDRNKSKELLAYLVSRKGAYASGNELLAILYEDKPITPSLKSQLRNIIASLTKSLNNAHVGELLLKRRNQLAIDTALFTCDYYEFLQGNMDSINSFMGEFMNNYEWAEFITGYLESKNW
- a CDS encoding alkaline phosphatase isozyme conversion protein precursor yields the protein MKKRKRVFAGILVLVFCMFSLNFYPIKAANEKEDEVAVNAKRYLDYMGIHLKVRSNFNDLGKVIKKNQHKAALTWIKKEIVKAGIPKSSIKEQNYKYTVGSKAKNYTGTNLIVTLRGKSNAKQIIVGSHYDGDGYGDNASGVALNMAMIKKLAHEKVPYTIRFVFFDGEELGLLGSTAYAHHMKASEVKKTMFMVNMDSLVFGDYCNIYGGLRSSASNKITQLQGYLLAVKKVKELGMKVYGPKELNGYYKKHKRGPKIEKNAIYTNPWTFHNGSPADGKVTATVSPMTLDASDHVAFKQLNIPYIYFEATNWYAKGDGGIDAYTGYYETIRDKIGKHGMFMNTKYDTKKNLEKYFPKRAMEHFKLYGTLLTKLLKEPDIGKDHPSTY
- a CDS encoding two-component sensor kinase yesM, associated with MetSO reductase, with the translated sequence MKHDRFYYSRLPIVLFYTICIVFLLTLLTNQDNGIGMLESVDPITISGTVSIDGGPVQEIEKTLWNNGIRRALTVTGRFNRDITKDESLIIWPRNLRVKIYVNDKLKIASGQREQFPQFIRYAGNSFKIFYIGKVYKTDTIRIEIQKAYETCRINVINSFFDNLYVGRAGDLYQSIMRNEIINPIVGLVLILFGIQVLIFYFVQNSMKFDYMHQIYYLGWFCIAGGITYICDSCYEFIDLLFPYPVFNTLVDLSCIPFLLYFYLMFIVNALKHKKIKRFMRWVTSIFVVLELIPLFLQFNGIIDLHVLQDQYIFIGGIIVLIGCGSILYELLYYKNKNMKKVLLTAFPLMLSLTLKMLNGMSEHTVERTYLRVGILSSCLLLFHNTFKYVKHSIRLMEEEQQIRAELQNTRVAIMLSQIQPHFLYNTLNTLQYICKKDGVLAAEAIEHFSKYLRGNLDALTSNRLIPFEKELEHVNNYIYIQKLRFGKRVCVEYDLTYTDFSLPTLTLQPIVENAIRHGITKQADGGIVRIESRLVKDEIWIIVSDNGAGICSNNNPSDQRTHIGIKNVKKRLQLQCNGTLEFISTPGEGTKVIIRLKG